One genomic region from Sphingobacterium sp. UGAL515B_05 encodes:
- a CDS encoding YdcF family protein has protein sequence MIKNIRKILLLTLGICCLHISKGQVNNMPVGPQDWLIKKNYYASYLLLKDPVLIQELVNSKPIAQVLEKRFERFNNSASCPDLMCYLNAFKWQDNEIDLLAEQLAEQIGHNKKLDQLVQANLIPSMTYGVLHHETAKAYFTKALKQDLKAMNYVVDVYGGGKSPNYPKIDSISFDVKRAAYLHLLDDVRQDIRKDIPTHKTAFFLTMMTAVRLLEINERWDAAQLEPLIELENKKAYEAVKNTDFASYPYSLLLTLGAGPEVYGQPISPGGMLRARMAARSYFEKLAPFIVLSGGKVHPYKTHFIEAIEMKKYLIEVMGVPEAAILIDPHARHTTTNLRNTARILLNYGFPKDKYAIVNSSKVHIDAVEKMGDRCMRELGYIPYILGKRISDVIIEFKAKEEAYTIDPDEPLDP, from the coding sequence ATGATAAAAAATATCAGAAAGATCTTGTTACTTACCTTGGGAATATGCTGCCTGCATATTTCCAAAGGTCAAGTAAACAATATGCCTGTTGGTCCACAGGATTGGCTGATCAAGAAGAATTATTATGCATCCTATTTGCTCTTAAAAGATCCAGTCCTTATACAGGAGCTCGTGAACTCCAAGCCGATCGCACAGGTGTTGGAAAAACGGTTCGAACGTTTTAACAACAGCGCCAGTTGTCCTGATCTCATGTGCTATTTGAATGCCTTCAAATGGCAGGATAACGAAATTGACCTGTTGGCAGAACAATTGGCGGAGCAAATTGGTCATAACAAGAAATTGGACCAGCTTGTTCAGGCTAATCTTATTCCATCAATGACCTATGGTGTGTTGCATCATGAGACGGCAAAGGCCTATTTTACGAAAGCCTTGAAACAGGATTTAAAGGCAATGAATTATGTGGTGGACGTCTATGGAGGAGGTAAAAGTCCCAATTACCCCAAAATAGATTCGATCTCTTTCGATGTAAAACGTGCGGCCTACCTTCATCTTTTGGACGATGTTCGCCAAGACATCCGCAAGGATATTCCAACACATAAAACGGCATTTTTTTTGACCATGATGACTGCGGTACGCTTGTTGGAAATTAATGAGCGATGGGACGCGGCACAACTAGAGCCGCTGATTGAACTCGAAAACAAGAAAGCTTACGAAGCGGTCAAAAATACCGATTTCGCAAGCTATCCCTATAGTCTGTTGCTGACCTTAGGTGCAGGCCCCGAGGTGTATGGACAGCCTATTAGTCCAGGTGGAATGTTACGTGCGCGGATGGCAGCCCGAAGCTACTTTGAAAAATTGGCCCCTTTTATTGTGTTGTCTGGCGGTAAAGTACATCCCTATAAGACTCACTTTATTGAGGCAATAGAAATGAAAAAGTATCTGATCGAGGTTATGGGAGTACCTGAAGCGGCAATATTGATTGATCCACATGCGCGACATACGACCACAAATTTGCGTAATACAGCACGTATCCTGTTAAATTATGGTTTTCCGAAAGATAAATACGCCATCGTTAACAGTAGTAAAGTGCATATTGATGCGGTGGAAAAGATGGGCGATCGTTGTATGCGTGAATTGGGGTATATTCCCTATATATTGGGTAAACGAATTTCAGATGTGATCATCGAGTTCAAGGCAAAAGAAGAGGCCTATACGATCGATCCTGATGAACCCTTAGACCCTTAG